In Penicillium psychrofluorescens genome assembly, chromosome: 5, a single window of DNA contains:
- a CDS encoding uncharacterized protein (ID:PFLUO_008125-T1.cds;~source:funannotate): MGFEDKRIAIVGGGLGGMSFLNAALYAGLKNVQLYEQAPQFAEVGAGVNITSNANRVLDAFGLKESMTRRSSHKLPCYMEYHNYKTGDYLGHVDEFSNPPARLLHRAHLLESLKERVPESSFNLGKRLTSIGRNSSESSAPYTLHFEDGSSAEADIVIGCDGIKSNVRLDMGLGDSPNYSGQVVYRGFVDYKDLPDETAQLLRKTVNFRGPKRHVLILPIGNRETQTDRAAIIAFMSEPIESWDSESWMSRSDIESLHEHVRDWCPQVQDIIAGLRAASPDGRMLKQALYVRDPLEKWYEMNSEQTDAGIVLLGDSAHSTLPHQGQGTCMAIESGIALATILRHWKTNDLEAAFKFYQDLRKPRTDRVTRTSEEAGKLASSESPDQMTGNFNPETLMGRMKWIMEYNVLEDLRTKGAQSLDFQGSRL; encoded by the coding sequence ATGGGCTTCGAAGATAAACGGATTGCCATTGTCGGCGGCGGGCTGGGCGGGATGTCCTTCCTCAACGCCGCCCTGTATGCCGGACTGAAGAACGTCCAGCTATACGAGCAGGCGCCGCAGTTCGCCGAGGTCGGCGCCGGCGTCAACATCACCTCGAACGCCAATCGCGTGTTGGACGCCTTCGGCCTGAAAGAGAGCATGACGCGCCGCTCGTCCCACAAGCTGCCCTGCTACATGGAGTACCACAACTACAAGACCGGAGATTATCTGGGCCACGTCGACGAGTTTTCTAACCCGCCCGCGCGCCTGCTGCACCGTGCGCACCTGCTGGAGTCGCTCAAAGAGCGCGTGCCGGAATCGAGCTTCAATCTGGGGAAGCGGTTGACTTCGATTGGTCGGAATAGCAGCGAGAGTTCGGCGCCGTACACGCTACACTTTGAGGATGGCAGCTCCGCCGAGGCGGATATCGTCATTGGCTGCGACGGAATCAAGTCGAATGTCCGTCTCGATATGGGCCTGGGAGACTCGCCTAACTACTCCGGTCAGGTCGTGTACCGCGGCTTTGTCGACTACAAGGATCTACCGGATGAGACggcgcagctgctgcgcaagACGGTCAACTTCCGCGGTCCGAAACGTCATGTGCTCATCCTGCCCATTGGCAACCGCGAGACGCAGACCGACCGCGCCGCTATCATCGCGTTCATGTCGGAGCCCATTGAGTCCTGGGACTCGGAGAGCTGGATGTCCCGGTCCGACATCGAGAGTCTGCACGAGCACGTCCGCGACTGGTGCCCGCAGGTGCAGGATATCATCGCTGGACTGCGCGCGGCCTCGCCTGATGGCCGCATGCTCAAACAGGCGCTGTATGTGCGCGATCCGTTGGAGAAGTGGTACGAGATGAACTCCGAGCAGACGGATGCGGGTATTGTCTTGCTTGGCGACTCGGCGCACTCGACGCTTCCACACCAAGGCCAGGGCACATGTATGGCTATTGAGTCGGGTATTGCACTGGCAACTATCCTCCGTCATTGGAAGACGAATGATCTCGAGGCGGCTTTCAAGTTCTACCAGGACCTGCGCAAACCTCGGACTGACCGCGTCACCCGGACCAGCGAAGAAGCTGGCAAGCTTGCTAGCTCGGAATCCCCAGATCAGATGACGGGTAATTTCAATCCGGAGACGTTGATGGGGCGCATGAAGTGGATTATGGAGTATAATGTCTTGGAGGACCTGCGGACTAAGGGCGCACAGTCCTTGGATTTCCAGGGCTCAAGGCTTTGA
- a CDS encoding uncharacterized protein (ID:PFLUO_008126-T1.cds;~source:funannotate): MESTPSSNGFRSRRSYPSLHQVSVAPLTPRFPIDDDPEPNDYFSARDTTNDYAPTESLVSPRTSYLTSASVPGTPSLLSHSRSASRSRHARSKSSNRAGHLSDTNLLAKDIPDALHHHHQSASHSISTSKRSSSAAYSKRQFHSAGHGAANATAASDPEWMLRAGIALASSTREQKGQSWLSKRESSTSLVSEMPFDDSPHAAASRHHRNKSGASSRKSRSGASTPGGALSRRSSRSRGGSRRSSRVGLAMTAMPPPLSSVPSATAENIPSLGPEGENASPEEARGSGPALVADFVDERIRAEMAALQYRRERGISDDDSEFYLEGDVEGEGDYDSDSQFDYSSSSTPDDDFDEADLQRLTRERGFGLGTWLDRLVEWTLFSTDEWPGASAPGTAQARIGTASTSTTVTFEEPVVIPRVETDDHDRHHDNLSLASSAEYEYDDSEDGDDAGEVDVSHTDGDKTAEVEKPGSKGGWEDAGWLLRMVKRAIL, encoded by the exons ATGGAG TCCACTCCCTCCTCGAACGGCTTTCGATCCCGCCGCTCCTACCCATCTCTCCACCAAGTCTCCGTCGCCCCTCTCACCCCCCGATTCCCCATCGACGATGACCCAGAACCAAACGACTACTTCAGTGCTCGGGATACCACCAATGACTATGCCCCCACCGAGAGCCTGGTGTCGCCGCGGACTTCCTACCTAACCAGTGCCTCCGTCCCCGGCACgccctctctcctctcccatTCCCGCAGTGCGTCTCGATCACGGCACGCGCGAAGCAAAAGCTCGAACCGTGCCGGACACCTAAGCGATACCAACCTGCTTGCCAAAGATATCCCGGACGCcctgcaccaccaccaccagtCCGCCTCACACAGCATTAGCACCAGCAAACgatccagctcggcggcatACTCGAAGCGCCAATTCCACTCCGCCGGCCATGGCGCTGCAAATGCAACTGCGGCATCTGATCCCGAGTGGATGCTCCGCGCCGGCATTGCACTGGCCTCGTCGACGCGTGAGCAAAAGGGCCAGAGCTGGCTCTCGAAGCGTGAGAGCTCCACCAGCCTTGTCTCGGAGATGCCTTTCGACGACTCCCCCCATGCTGCTGCGTCCCGCCACCACCGCAACAAGTCCGGTGCCTCATCGCGCAAATCTCGATCTGGTGCTTCTACACCGGGCGGCGCCTTGTCCCGTCGCAGCTCGCGCTCCCGTGGCGGAAGCCGTCGCAGCAGCCGCGTGGGGCTTGCTATGACTGCCATGCCGCCGCCTTTATCGTCTGTGCCCTCTGCAACAGCGGAAAATATCCCCAGCCTTGGTCCGGAGGGGGAAAATGCGAGTCCCGAAGAGGCGCGCGGCAGTGGTCCTGCGCTGGTCGCGGACTTTGTGGACGAGCGGATCCGCGCCGAGATGGCCGCGTTGCAGTACCGACGGGAGCGAGGGATCTCGGATGACGACTCCGAGTTTTACCTGGAAGGGGATgtggaaggggaaggagaTTATGACTCCGATTCGCAGTTCGACTATTCATCCTCCTCAACGCCCGACGACGACTTCGACGAAGCCGATCTACAGCGTCTAACCCGCGAGCGCGGGTTCGGGCTGGGCACCTGGCTCGACCGGCTGGTGGAATGGACACTTTTCAGCACGGATGAGTGGCCCGGCGCCTCGGCCCCTGGCACGGCTCAGGCGCGGATCGGTACTGCTTCCACCTCTACGACGGTTACATTCGAGGAGCCGGTTGTTATTCCCCGCGTCGAGACGGATGATCATGATCGGCACCACGACAATCTTTCGCTCGCTTCGTCCGCGGAGTATGAGTATGATGACTCcgaagacggcgacgacgCGGGAGAAGTTGATGTTTCTCACACGGACGGCGACAAGACTGCCGAGGTTGAGAAACCCGGTTCAAAGGGCGGATGGGAGGATGCTGGGTGGTTGTTGCGCATGGTCAAGCGCGCGATCTTATAA
- a CDS encoding uncharacterized protein (ID:PFLUO_008127-T1.cds;~source:funannotate), with protein MNSLVATPPVPPHFYEHPRHSPSRIMSTPSSYTSRKRKADDDGNDHDGRMSASPTNSPAFTPRQLPPMRNIKRSRPNISGRPLALPRLLETLDTDALRAVVRTMCERHPQLADEVVHTSPRPSVSSTLQVLRNYQAVLQSSFPLGGNTESDYAYNRVRQPLSNLLDALNDFTPNFLPPNEPQASTSLSYLDGATDIIHALPRWSTLQNNFERDSAYDEICKAWILVIREAGKRGGGIQLQYGGWDQTLAKHNQNSGGKLQAAVNELGSSLGWMAGSDNTPSHSPGGGSEMGSIRDQLFSGTYGLGTPVKVGPW; from the exons ATGAACAGCCTGGTGGCCACGCCTCCTGTGCCTCCCCATTTCTACGAGCATCCTCGACACTCCCCCTCCCGTATAA TGTCTACACCATCCTCCTATACCTCCCGGAAGCGGAAAGCTGATGACGATGGCAACGATCACGACGGACGCATGTCTGCCTCCCCTACCAACTCACCCGCCTTCACCCCTCGCCAGCTGCCTCCCATGCGGAATATCAAGCGTTCCCGACCGAACATTTCAGGCCGTCCGCTGGCTCTACCTCGCCTGCTAGAAACGCTGGATACAGATGCCTTACGGGCGGTGGTTCGGACCATGTGCGAGCGCCACCCCCAACTCGCCGACGAGGTGGTGCACACCTCCCCTCGACCCAGCGTCTCCTCGACCCTGCAGGTGCTCCGAAATTACCAGGCGGTTCTCCAGTCGTCGTTCCCCCTGGGTGGCAACACCGAGTCCGACTACGCCTACAACCGAGTCCGCCAGCCGCTCAGCAACCTCCTCGATGCCCTGAACGACTTCACGCCCAACTTCCTCCCCCCTAACGAGCCGCAGGCGTCTACCTCGCTGAGCTATCTCGATGGAGCGACGGATATCATCCACGCCCTGCCACGATGGAGCACGCTCCAGAACAACTTCGAGCGGGATTCCGCCTACGATGAGATTTGCAAGGCTTGGATCCTGGTGATCCGAGAAGCAGGCAAACGGGGCGGTGGTATCCAGCTGCAGTATGGCGGCTGGGATCAGACGCTGGCCAAACACAACCAGAACTCCGGGGGTAAACTCCAGGCGGCGGTGAACGAGTTGGGCTCCAGTCTGGGGTGGATGGCCGGGTCCGACAACACGCCCTCTCACAGCCCTGGCGGCGGTAGTGAAATGGGCTCGATACGAGATCAGCTTTTCTCGGGCACCTATGGACTGGGGACTCCTGTCAAGGTTGGTCCCTGGTGA
- a CDS encoding uncharacterized protein (ID:PFLUO_008128-T1.cds;~source:funannotate): protein MDELFDVFDDKPQADKPTEGTSKRPKKDKDRSKKRRVNGDVKQDASAPVEDKEDAVLPDAPAAETESAEAKSPAENEQPETKRLRLDQEPAPVVADTFETEQEQQISGSGGLIPDQGSMVVSHQVRHQVAIPPNYPYVPISQHKPPAEPAKTWPFPLDPFQQVAVSSIQREESVLVSAHTSAGKTVVAEYAIAQSLKLNQRVIYTSPIKALSNQKYREFAAEFGDVGLMTGDVTINPTASCLVMTTEILRSMLYRGSEIMREVAWVVFDEIHYMRDLNRGVVWEETIILLPDKVRYVFLSATIPNAMQFAEWIVKTHDQPCHVVYTNYRPTPLQHYFFPADGEGIHLVVDEKGVFREENFQKAMSAIASKKGDDPADAMAKRKGKGKDKKTNTGGNKGSSDIFKIVKMIMLKKFNPVIVFSFSKRECEAGALNLKNLSFNDDSEKAMVVKVFHSAIEMLSPEDQELPQIQNLLPLLQKGIGVHHSGLLPILKETIEILFQEGLIKVLFATETFSIGLNMPAKTVVFTSVRKFDGKSQRWVTPSEFIQMSGRAGRRGLDDRGIVIMMIGEEMEPAVAKEIVRGEQDRLNSAFHLGYNMILNLMRVEGISPEFMLQRCFKQFQNTGSVVGLENELRELEEKKANMTISDEGTIRDYYELREQLDKYNDDVQIVFSHPKFALSFLQPGRLIHVKHRGLDFGWGAVVNVKERRVPKHSTETFSPHQSHIADVLIKIADGPSVSTKTFDDIPAGIRPAKEGEKARMEVVPMTMSCIAGISHIRLHLPRDLVSVDTRNGIRKHIDEVHRRFPDGIAVLDPLEDMRIEDDTFKKLLRKIEVLESRLLSNPLHNSPRLRDLYEQYAEKVALGTQIKETKKKITDAQSILQLDELKNRKRVLRRFGFINEAEVVQLKARVACEISTGDELMLSELLFNGFFNNLTPEQLAAVMSVFVFEEKVKETPALTRDDLAKPLKEIQSQARIIAKVSQESKMALNEDEYVQSFHWELMEVIFDWAHGKSFGEICKMTDVYEGSLIRVFRRLEECLRQMAQAAKVMGSEELEGNFELALAKVRRDIVAAQSLYL from the exons ATGGACGAGCTCTTCGACGTCTTTGATGACAAGCCTCAGGCGGACAAGCCTACGGAGGGCACATCCAAACGCcccaagaaggacaaggatCGGAGCAAAAAGCGTCGAGTCAACGGCGACGTGAAGCAAGATGCAAGCGCACCGGTAGAAGACAAAGAGGATGCTGTCCTGCCGGATGCGCCGGCGGCAGAGACGGAATCAGCCGAGGCGAAATCGCCTGCAGAGAACGAGCAGCCCGAGACAAAACGACTACGCCTCGACCAGGAACCCGCGCCCGTGGTCGCCGATACGTTCGAGAccgagcaggagcagcagatctcGGGATCTGGGGGTCTAATTCCAGACCAGGGGTCAATGGTGGTATCGCATCAAGTGCGCCATCAAGTTGCCATCCCTCCGAACTACCCCTACGTGCCCATTTCCCAGCACAAGCCACCGGCCGAACCTGCGAAGACATGGCCATTTCCCCTCGACCCGTTCCAGCAAGTCGCGGTTTCTTCAATACAGAGAGAGGAGAGCGTGCTGGTGTCAGCCCATACTAGTGCCGGTAAAACGGTGGTCGCAGAATACGCCATTGCACAGAGTCTCAAGCTCAACCAGAGAGTCATCTACACCAGCCCAATCAAAGCGCTCAGCAACCAGAAATATCGAGAATTTGCTGCCGAGTTTGGAGATGTCGGCCTGATGACTGGTGATGTGACGATCAATCCGACGGCTTCCTGTCTGGTCATGACCACTGAAATTCTTCGATCCATGCTGTACCGGGGCTCGGAGATTATGCGTGAAGTTGCGTGGGTGGTCTTCGATGAGATCCACTACATGCGCGACTTGAACCGTGGCGTTGTCTGGGAAGAAACGATTATCTTGTTGCCCGACAAGGTTCGTTACGTCTTCTTGTCTGCCACCATTCCCAATGCCATGCAATTCGCCGAGTGGATCGTGAAAACGCATGACCAACCCTGCCACGTCGTATATACAAACTACCGGCCGACCCCGTTGCAACACTATTTTTTCCCTGCTGATGGCGAGGGTATTCATCTGGTCGTCGATGAAAAGGGGGTGTTTCGCGAGGAGAACTTCCAGAAAGCGATGAGCGCCATTGCGTCCAAGAAGGGCGATGACCCGGCCGATGCTATGGCTAAACGGAAAGGCAAGGGCAAGGATAAGAAGACGAACACAGGCGGCAACAAGGGTTCATCGGATATCTTCAAAATCGTGAAAATGATCATGCTTAAGAAGTTCAACCCGGTCATCGTCTTCAGTTTCAGCAAACGCGAATGCGAGGCGGGAGCCCTCAATTTGAAAAATCTGTCATTCAATGATGATTCTGAGAAAGCAATGGTCGTCAAGGTCTTCCACAGCGCCATCGAAATGCTCTCCCCTGAAGACCAGGAATTGCCCCAGATCCAGAaccttcttccgcttcttcagAAAGGCATCGGTGTTCACCACTCGGGTCTACTTCCAATCCTGAAGGAAACCATCGAGATTTTGTTCCAAGAAGGTCTCATCAAAGTCTTATTCGCCACTGAGACCTTCTCTATTGGATTGAACATGCCTGCAAAGACTGTGGTCTTTACCAGCGTTCGCAAATTCGATGGAAAGAGTCAGCGCTGGGTCACACCATCCGAGTTCATTCAAATGTCAGGACGTGCAGGCCGAAGAGGTCTTGATGACCGAGGTATtgtgatcatgatgattggtgaggagatggagcctgctgtggccaaggagattgTGCGCGGTGAGCAGGATCGGCTCAACTCGGCCTTCCATCTGGGCTACAACATGATTCTCAACCTGATGCGTGTGGAGGGTATCTCACCGGAGTTCATGCTGCAAAGATGCTTCAAGCAGTTCCAGAACACAGGGAGCGTTGTTGGTCTGGAAAATGAGCTTCgtgagctggaagagaagaaggccaatATGACCATCTCCGATGAGGGCACCATCCGTGACTACTACGAGCTGCGAGAGCAACTTGACAAGTATAACGACGACGTTCAGATTGTCTTCTCTCATCCCAAGTTTGCGCTATCCTTCCTCCAACCGGGGCGTTTGATCCATGTCAAACACAGAGGGCTCGATTTTGGTTGGGGTGCCGTGGTCAATGTCAAGGAACGCAGGGTTCCGAAGCACTCCACCGAAACCTTTAGCCCGCATCAGTCGCACATAGCTGATGTGCTGATAAAGATTGCCGACGGGCCGTCCGTGAGCACCAAGACCTTTGACGACATCCCGGCGGGCATTCGACCTGCcaaagagggagagaaagccCGGATGGAAGTTgtgccgatgacgatgtccTGTATTGCTGGTATCTCCCACATCCGGCTGCATCTCCCGAGAGATCTCGTTTCGGTCGATACACGGAATGGTATAAGGAAACACATAGACGAGGTGCACCGGCGGTTCCCAGATGGGATCGCCGTCCTTGATCCGCTTGAGGATATGCGGATCGAGGATGATACATTTAAAAAGCTGCTACGG AAAATCGAGGTCCTCGAGTCTCGTCTTCTGAGCAACCCGCTGCATAACTCTCCACGGCTTCGCGATCTGTATGAGCAGTACGCCGAGAAGGTGGCGCTGGGCACGCAGATCAAGGAGACTAAGAAGAAAATCACCGATGCTCAATCGATTTTGCAGCTGGACGAACTGAAGAACCGCAAGCGTGTGCTTCGTCGGTTTGGATTCATCAACGAGGCCGAGGTCGTTCAATTGAAAGCCCGCGTTGCGTGTGAGATCAGCACCGGCGATGAACTGATGCTCAGCGAGCTGTTGTTCAATGgcttcttcaacaacctcacGCCCGAGCAGCTGGCGGCGGTCATGAGCGTGTTCGTGTtcgaggagaaggtcaaggagacCCCTGCCCTGACCCGAGACGACCTGGCCAAGCCTCTGAAGGAGATCCAGTCGCAAGCTCGAATCATTGCCAAGGTCTCGCAAGAGTCCAAGATGGCCCTCAACGAGGACGAGTATGTGCAGAGCTTCCACTGGGAACTGATGGAAGTCATTTTCGACTGGGCGCACGGCAAAAGCTTCGGAGAGATCTG CAAAATGACCGATGTCTACGAGGGCAGCTTGATCCGGGTTTTCCGGCGGTTGGAAGAGTGTCTGCGGCAGATGGCCCAGGCGGCCAAGGTGATGGGCagcgaggagctggagggcaACTTCGAGTTGGCGCTGGCCAAGGTGCGGCGCGATATTGTTGCCGCACAGTCTCTGTACTTGTAG
- a CDS encoding uncharacterized protein (ID:PFLUO_008129-T1.cds;~source:funannotate) yields the protein MANTVARRGFTTTRAQLGSPFHYAEGPRTNIPFNPLTKHFFWRYWGFMITGFGAPFAIAVWQTMKTK from the exons ATGGCCAACACCGTCGCTCGCCGTGGCTTCACCACCACtcgcgcccagctcggcAGCCCATTCCACTACGCGGAGGGCCCTCGCACCAACATTCCCTTCAACCCTCTGACCAAGCACTTCTTCTGGAGATACTGGGGCTTCATGA TTACCGGATTCGGTGCGCCCTTCGCCATTGCCG TCTGGCAAACCATGAAGACCAAATAA